The following coding sequences are from one Thermostaphylospora chromogena window:
- a CDS encoding TetR/AcrR family transcriptional regulator encodes MTRAAASRPRGGLADKRRAILTGALTVFARDGYTRASIDAISTQAGVSTRTVYNHFTDKTELFLTVIQESATRAAEAQIAIIQRHLRKVTDVEADLIEFGREWLTPMPELASHFAMVRQIRAEAEHIPPEAMETWQETGPRRVRRELAGHLRAMAERGLLRIDDPERAALHLMLLISARLTDDDRVEPSEQEITETVTTGVRAFLHGHLP; translated from the coding sequence ATGACCAGGGCCGCTGCCTCACGCCCCCGCGGCGGGCTCGCTGACAAGCGCCGGGCGATCCTCACCGGCGCCCTGACGGTGTTCGCCCGCGACGGCTACACCCGCGCCAGCATCGACGCGATATCGACGCAGGCAGGGGTGTCCACACGGACCGTCTACAACCACTTCACCGACAAGACCGAGCTGTTCTTGACCGTCATCCAGGAGAGCGCCACCCGGGCCGCCGAGGCGCAGATCGCGATCATCCAGCGCCACCTGCGCAAGGTCACCGACGTGGAGGCCGACCTCATCGAGTTCGGCCGGGAGTGGCTGACGCCGATGCCCGAGCTCGCCTCCCACTTCGCCATGGTCAGGCAGATCAGGGCCGAGGCCGAGCACATCCCGCCGGAGGCGATGGAGACCTGGCAGGAGACCGGGCCGCGACGCGTCCGCCGCGAGCTGGCCGGACATCTACGGGCGATGGCCGAACGAGGGCTGCTGCGGATCGACGACCCCGAGCGGGCGGCCCTGCATCTGATGCTGTTGATCTCGGCAAGGCTGACGGACGACGACCGCGTCGAGCCTTCGGAGCAGGAGATCACCGAGACGGTCACCACGGGCGTCCGCGCGTTCCTGCACGGCCACCTCCCCTGA
- a CDS encoding RidA family protein: protein MTERRAILSGSTFEEQIGYARAVVNGEWVHVSGTTGFDYSTMTISDDVVEQAEQCLRNIEAALAEAGCTFADVVRVRYLLPDRADFEPCWPVLRRCFGEVRPAATMLVCGLADPRMKIEIEVDARRPDR, encoded by the coding sequence ATGACGGAACGACGCGCGATCCTCAGCGGCTCGACGTTCGAAGAGCAGATCGGATACGCCCGCGCCGTGGTGAACGGCGAGTGGGTGCACGTGTCCGGGACGACCGGGTTCGACTACTCCACCATGACGATCTCCGACGACGTGGTGGAGCAGGCCGAGCAGTGCCTGCGCAACATCGAAGCGGCGCTGGCCGAGGCGGGATGCACCTTCGCCGACGTGGTGCGGGTGCGCTACCTGCTGCCCGACCGCGCCGACTTCGAGCCCTGCTGGCCGGTCCTGCGCCGCTGTTTCGGCGAGGTACGGCCGGCCGCGACGATGCTCGTGTGCGGTCTCGCCGACCCACGGATGAAGATCGAGATCGAGGTGGACGCGCGGCGGCCCGACCGGTGA